Proteins found in one Lycium ferocissimum isolate CSIRO_LF1 chromosome 6, AGI_CSIRO_Lferr_CH_V1, whole genome shotgun sequence genomic segment:
- the LOC132061465 gene encoding putative disease resistance protein At1g50180, whose product MVDAAVSFAIEKLGDFLIQEVGLSLSLTEDVEWLQCELRFMQSFLIDAQQKQVGDHTVQRRVFEINSVANDVLAILETYSGLASRLKAGKGDDDEFASGPKAGEGDGSGLASRLKACACICRKETKFYNVSKEIQSLKQRIMDLSHKQEIYGIRNINNVGGGPSNYRPNNQRSGLWHGNSLFAEKQVQDTYSMPSLPNPCTSWEYFVHCISPLFISIKPTNLDGLHFRNKYN is encoded by the coding sequence ATGGTTGATGCCGCTGTGTCGTTTGCAATTGAGAAACTGGGCGATTTCCTCATACAAGAAGTTGGCCTGAGTTTAAGTCTGACAGAGGATGTGGAGTGGCTGCAATGTGAGCTGCGGTTCATGCAATCTTTCCTCATAGATGCACAGCAAAAGCAAGTTGGGGATCATACAGTTCAACGACGGGTGTTTGAGATCAACTCTGTTGCTAATGATGTTCTCGCTATACTAGAGACTTACAGTGGACTTGCTAGTCGTCTGAAGGCTGGTAAAGGCGATGATGATGAATTTGCTAGTGGTCCGAAGGCTGGTGAAGGTGATGGCAGTGGACTTGCTAGTCGTCTGAAGGCTTGCGCTTGCATCTGCAGGAAGGAGACCAAATTCTATAACGTTAGCAAGGAGATCCAATCCCTCAAGCAGCGAATCATGGATCTCTCTCACAAACAAGAGATTTATGGTATTAGAAATATCAATAATGTAGGAGGAGGACCAAGTAATTATAGGCCAAACAATCAGAGATCTGGCTTGTGGCATGGAAACAGCCTCTTTGCAGAAAAGCAAGTGCAGGATACGTATAGTATGCCCAGTCTCCCCAATCCCTGCACTAGTTGGGAGTACTTTGTGCACTGTATAAGCcctttattcatttccataaaaCCAACAAACTTAGATGGATTGCATTTCAGAAACAAATACAATTGA